A DNA window from bacterium contains the following coding sequences:
- a CDS encoding PD-(D/E)XK nuclease family protein gives MENKGRTGLSAYSLNIFRECERCFYLQVKYNITRPRGPMPSIATGIDSLIKDYFEHCRKKEKLPPFLKGKVEGKLITDLKKTYYYDIENFKNYYLWGRLDEVIQLPDGLYIPLDHKTRANLPKGEPHDAYKFQLGVYSLLLKKENKGKEVDFGYLVYYYPEKKFTDYDADEIKHIINFNFEVKEVKLDINDIKKNVENAINCLELEKLPESGKDCEYCKWIENTKKIYYIGSTIGEIKKEKVEEGIIVKVEEIKEENIKDIPEKSVEMETTEIEEKKLISPQEIKKGKKKKELPESLF, from the coding sequence ATGGAAAATAAAGGAAGAACAGGATTATCTGCATATTCTCTAAATATTTTCAGAGAGTGTGAGAGATGTTTTTATTTACAGGTAAAATATAATATCACAAGACCGAGAGGACCAATGCCCTCAATTGCAACAGGTATTGATTCTCTAATAAAGGACTATTTTGAACATTGCAGAAAAAAAGAAAAATTACCACCTTTTCTTAAAGGAAAGGTTGAAGGAAAATTAATAACTGATCTTAAAAAAACATACTACTATGACATTGAAAATTTTAAAAATTATTATCTCTGGGGACGTCTTGATGAAGTAATACAACTACCAGATGGACTTTATATACCACTTGACCATAAAACAAGAGCAAACTTACCTAAAGGGGAACCACACGATGCGTATAAGTTTCAACTCGGTGTTTACTCACTTCTTTTGAAAAAAGAAAATAAAGGAAAAGAAGTTGATTTTGGCTATCTTGTTTATTACTATCCTGAAAAAAAATTTACTGACTATGATGCAGATGAAATCAAACACATAATAAACTTTAATTTTGAGGTTAAAGAAGTAAAACTGGATATAAATGATATCAAAAAAAATGTTGAAAATGCTATAAATTGTCTTGAATTAGAAAAATTACCTGAAAGTGGAAAAGATTGCGAATACTGTAAATGGATAGAAAACACAAAAAAAATTTATTATATAGGAAGCACGATTGGAGAAATAAAAAAAGAAAAAGTAGAAGAAGGGATTATCGTAAAGGTAGAAGAAATTAAAGAAGAAAATATTAAAGATATACCTGAAAAATCAGTAGAGATGGAAACAACTGAAATAGAAGAAAAAAAATTAATTTCTCCACAAGAAATTAAAAAAGGGAAGAAAAAGAAAGAACTTCCAGAATCTCTTTTTTAA